The DNA segment aagttaaactccCTTCAAAgcgacgggcgcggtggctcaccctgtaatcccagctcttagggaggcagaggcgggaggatagcttgagaccaggagttcgaaacctgcctgggcaatatagctcGGGGGCGGGGGTGGAGACACACATACAAGCGAAAAGCGCGGGGCGGGGGAGACACACACTCAAAGTGAAAAGCGAAGGAACAGAGATGGGCAGACGGTAACAATTAGCGGAAGTGACTCACCTGGCGGCAGGAAGAGCGTGCCTCGCACCCGGCCCGCGCGCACCCGCTCGCGCCGCACCCCCGGTGGCAGGAAGTAGCGCTCGTGCTGCGCCTGGCACAGCAGCCGCCCGGGGTCGGGGTCGTGGCCATCCAGCACCTCCAGCTCCACGGCCAAGGGCGTTCGCACGTCGCGCTTCACCAGCCGCACCAAGGGTTTCTCCGGCTCCAAGGCCCAGAGCAGCCCCATCGGCTCAAGCCCCGCGAAGCTGCCCCCCAGCGCAGGCGCGCGCTCCAGGTCCAGCTCGCCGTGGGCGTCGGCGCGGTAGCGCGCGTGAGCCTGGAAAAGCGCGCCCTTCTCGTCGCGCAGGGACGCGCGCAGCGTGACCGGCTGCTCCGGGGCTAGGCCGCGCACGGCGATTCGCACCGGTTCGTCCCAGCAGCAGCGGCCCGCGGGCTCCAGGATCAGCGTCGCCGCCATCCGAGCAGGAACCCTAATGATCTGGCCAACCTGCCTCAGCTGTGGAGACCCCAGGAACTGCGCCGAACACTTCAGGCTCCATTGGTACAGCCGGGACGCTCGAAGGACAGCAGGAAATGAGGCCATTTTGAATTCAGACCCGAGAACTACTGAACACAGGTGGGGAGAAGGGAGTTTATTAGAGATCCTCTCGGGCTGCAGTCACAGGCTAAGCGCCCACTAGGGCAGAGCAGTGGGCTAATCGGAGCTGGGAAGGCCAGAGTCCAGCCGATCAGCCGGACCAAATATAGACACACTGGAACTTGCTTGAAGTCTCCTGTGTTGAAACCTCCACTTTATGTTGGAAAGCAACTTCCTAGTTTTGCTTTTCAGAGCTTGCTGGCCCGCGGAATGGGCTGGACCAAGAACTAGGCAGCTAGCAGTCTCCAGGCGCCAAACTCCTAATGGCGAAGAGGAATGCAGGACTGGAGTTGGTTTTGATCACTTTGTTGAATAATTCACACTCATGACTAATCATAGggattttctttcaaaatctaCACCATGGTGTTTTGCTTGTGTGTTCTCTGTACATGCCTATCCTCCACATCAATCCCACATCAAAGGGTGCTGgcttcttactagctgtgtgacctctgaGCTACATTCTTTGCAAGTGTAAAAATAGCCAAATGAGGTAAACCCACAAAACCTGTATTTGCTTCTGCTCCTAATAAGGCTGTCCTCAAGGTAAGCCTTTTTATCTCATTCCAAATCTCTAATGTCCCATGTCATTAATCATATAATTGCTTGTTAGTTCTAGTTACCTTTGTATAGGTTGTGGCACACATCAAGTATATTCTGTGCGTAGAAGTCTCAGGAACTAAAGAAGGCAAAtaattgtgtctggaattggttccctccggtgggttcttggtctcgctgacttcaagaaccCTCCCCAGTGATTGTTACAATTCTTAATACAGTTCTGAAaggtggtgtgtccggagtttgttccttctgatgttcagatgtgttcggaatttgttccttctggtgggttcgtggtcttgctgacttcaggagtaaagctgcagaccttcaaggtgagtgttacagctcataaaggtggcacgtccagagttgtttgttcctcttgttcctcccggtgggttcgtcgtctcgctggcttcaggagtgaagctgtagaccttCACCGTGTTACAGCTGTtaaaggcagtgcagacccaaagagtaagCAATAGCATGGCTTATtgtcaagagcaaaagaacaaagcttccacagcctgTTAAGGGAACCCGAAGAGGTTGCCTCTTCTttctggggtggccagcttttattcccttatttggtcCTGctcacgtcctgctgattggtccattttacagagtgctgattggttcatttttACCCAGTGCTGATTGGCgcttttacaaacctttagctagacacagagtgctgattgctgcatttacaatcctttagctagacagaaaaattctccaagtccccacccgacccagtAGCCCGGCCGTCTTCACCTCTCAATAGTAGCTAATAGTTAATACTTACAAGAACCCTATTAGTAAATTAAGGCCCAGATAATTTAACTGATTTTctgaagatcacacagctagaaagtagaagttgggcaaggtggctcacgcctgtaatcccagtttacttggaggctgaggtggcagggttgcttaaggccaggagtttgagaccaacctggaaaacatagcaagaccctgtctctaaaaagaaaaagggacaggcgtggtggctcacgcctgtaatcccagcactttgggaggcggaggcgagcagatcacaaggtcaggagatcgacaccatcctggctaacacggcaaaaccccatctctactaaaaaaaaaatacaagaaattagccaggtgtggtggcaggcacctgtagtcccagcgactccagaggctgaggcaggagaatggcgtgaacccgggaggcggagcttgcagtgagccgagatggcaccactgcactccagcctgggcgacagagcaagactccgtctcaaaaaaaaaaaaaaaaaaagaaaaagaaaaagagagagggttCATACCTTTGAAATCTGATTCTCAAGCCTAGGCTCTGAACAACTATGCTTTAACTGTCTCTCACAGGATGTTGAAGAAGATTTGGAAAAGAAACTCATATACTGGTGGATGTATAAACTGGTATGACCTTTTCATGGCAATctatgcaaaaatatttaaaagatcccTTCTCTTTGACTCAGTGTTCCACGTCTGCGAATTTCTTTTAAGTAAACCTTCATGAATGTGTGTAAATATTTGGCTACAAGGATGTTTATCATATcattttaatagagaaaaaaatagaaataagttaGCAATATGAATTTAGTTTAACCAGTTTAATTGTGATGTCATAAATGAAATCAGTGTAGCCATTTAAAGTTATATAGCAGAAGAATatatgatgagcatttttccatgaaaCTGATGAAAAAAGCGGGTTAGAGAACagtataaatatactttttaccaagatattaacatattttttaaaaagactagtcAAACACTACCCCAGTAGCtgaatgcagtggtgcatgcctgtagttccagctgttaggagggaggcctaggcaggagattgcttgagcccaggaggagttcGATATCAacttaggcaacagagcaagacctcatctcttgggccgggcgcggtggctcacgcctgtaatcccagcactttgggatgccgaggcaggtggatcacaaggtcaggagatcgagaccatcctggctaacacagtgaaaccccatctctactaaaaatacaaaaaattagccaggcgcggtggcaggtgcctgtagtcccagctactcaggaggctgaggcaggagaatggcatgaacctgggaggcagagcttgcagtgagctgagactgtgccactgcactccagcttgggtgacagagtgagactccatctcaaaaaaaaaaaaaaaaaaaagacctgatctcttaaaaaaaaaaagcagaaaagataagacatgaaaattaaaaaacacacacatctaaCTACTTCAAACTGTTGTTTCTTGAGCCTTGTGGTTTTATGCAtagtatttgtttatttgttttttaagatggggtgTCTCACTGTgatacccaggctgcagtgcagtggtacgatcatagctcactgcagcctcaacttcccaggcttagacagtcctcccacctcagcctcctgagtacctgggaccaaaggcatgcaccaccacacctggctaatttttaaaattatttgtacagacggggtctccctatgttgcctggtctcgaaatcctgggcttaagcaatcctcccaccttggcctccctgagtGTTGGGATTATtgcgattataggcgtgagccaccacacccagccatgtttctttttttaattcttttttttttttcaaggcagagtcttgctctgtcacccaggctggagtgcagtggtctgatctcggctcactgtaacctctggctcctgggttccagcgattctcctgcctcagcctcttgaatagctgggattatagtcacgtgccaccacagccagcagatttttgtatttgtagtagagacgaggtttcaccatgttggccaggctggtctcaaactcctgaccttgtaatctgcccgcttcagcctcccaaagtgctgggactacagtcatgagccaccgtgtctggccttaaCTCCTATTTTTTTAGAGGctaggtcttgctttgtcacccaggctggagtgcaatggcaccatgatagttcattgcagccttcaactcctgggttcaaaggatcctcccacctcctcttcccaaacaagtgaccctcccacctcatcatcccaaagtgctgagattacaggcatgcatggcctcattttaaccttttttttttttttgagacagggtcttgctatgttgcccagactggtcttgaactctggcctcaagtgatcctcctgccttggcctcccaaagcgctagaattacaggcatgagccactggaacaaacccattttaaccatttttaagtgtacaagtcAATGATATTAAGTACATTACATTCTTGTACAACTATCACcattatccatttccagaacttttggagtctcgctctgtcccccaggctggagtgcagtggcgcgatctcggctcactgcaacctccgcctcccaggttcaagtgattttcctgcctcagcctcccaagtagctgggactacaggcatgcaccaccacacccagctaatttttctatttttagtagagatgggatttcactgtgttggccaagctggtcttgaactcctgaccccaagtgatctgcctgactcagcctcccaaagtgctgggattataggcgtgagccaccacgtctggcccagAACTTCTACATCATTCCACAATGAAACTCTTTACCCATTAAACTATTGGGGGAACTCGCCccaaatatttcaatgtaggttctttctattttctgtaagaGTTGGCCAgctaagaaataaagagagacagtacaaagagaggaattttatacCTGGGCcgccaggggtgacatcacatatcggtaggaccgtgatgcccacctgagtctcagaccagcaagtttttattaagggtttcaaaaggggagggggtgtaagaacaggaagtaggtacaaagatcacatgcttcaaaaggcaaaagcagaaccactaataagggtctaacaaagatcacatgcttctgagggaacaggacaaagggcaaaagcagaaccactgataagggcCTAACAAAATCacaggcaaagggcaaaagcagaaccactgataagggtccaacaaaggtcacaaggcaaagggcaaaagcagaaccactgataagggtctGTGTTCAGTggtgcatgtattgtcttgataaacatcttaaacaacagaaaacagggttggagagcagagaaccagtctgaccacaaatttaccagggtggagttttcccaaccctagtaagcctgagggttctgcaggagaccagggcatatctcagtccttatctcaacagcacaagacagacattcccagagcagccatttaTAGACCACTCCCCAGGAacacattcctttcccagggtattaatattaatattccttgctaggaaaagaatttagcaatatctctcctacttgcatgtctgtttataggctctctgcaagaagaaaactatggctctttttgcccaacccCACAGGctgtcagaccttatggttgtcttcccttgttccataaaaatcactgttattctattctttttcaaggtgcactgatttcatattgttcaaacacacgttttacaatcaatttgtacagttaacacaattatcacagtggtcctgacgCGATGTACGTCCTCAGCTTACGAGGATACCAGGATTAAGacattaaagacaggcataagaaattataaaagtattatttgggaactgataaatgtccatattaagatgaaatcttcacaatttatgttcctcggCTGCagctccagccggtccctccattcgggtccctgacttcccacaacattaaacaataactccttaTTCCCCCCTGCcagcagcccctggaaaccacttttccatttcctgtctatgaatttgactactttaggtacCTCATAAAGtgtaattatacagtatttgtcctttcgtgtctggcttattttgcttagcatattgtcttcaaggttcatccatatacTTACAGCATATCATAATTTCACTCTCCTCAgaaattttgctctgtcacccaggctctggagtgcagtggcaagatcatggttcactgcagtctcaactcccaggtgcaagcaatcctcccatctcagtctccccagtagctgggactacaagcacgtgccatcTCATCTGgatactttttaagttttttgtagagatgggggtctcactttgttgcccaggctggtgttgaacttgtagattcaagcaatcttcctacctcggcctcccaaagtgctgggatcataggcatgagccacctcatccagccatttcattccttttttttgagacagagtttcactcttgttgccccggctggagtggagtggcacaatcttggctcactacaacctcctgggttcaagtgattctcttgcctcagcctcccgagtagctgggactacaggtgtgcaccaccacgcctggctaatttttgtatttttagtagagacggggtttcactgtgttggccaagctggtctcgaactcctgacctcgagtaaTCcatccacctaagcctcccaaagtgctgggattataggcgtgagccaccgcagctggcccatttcatcatttcattccttttttttttttttttttgagacgaagtctcgctctgtcgcccaggctggaccacaatggcatgatctcggctcactgcaacatctgcctcctgggttcaagagattctcctgcctcagcctccggagtagctgggattacaggcgcctgccaccatgcccaactaatttttgtatatttagtagagatggggtttcaccatgttgaccaggctggtcttgaacttttgacttcaggtgatccaccctcctcggcctcccaaagtgctggcattacaggcgtgagccaccatgcctggcccatttcattcctttttaaggctgaataacattctgTTGTATGTATcttccacattttgtttatccattcattcactgatggacatttgggttgtttccaccgtttggctattgtgagtatgctgctatgaacacgggtgtacaaatatctgttaaagaccctgctttcaattcttttggatatatacccagaagtagaattgctggatcacatagtaattctatatttaattttttgaggaaccttcaacagagttttgatatattttattagagacagggtctccctctgtcactgaggctggggtgcagtagtgccatcatagctcactgcagcctcaaactcctgggctgaaaggatcctcctgccttagcagggttataatatttaatttttttagtcttttcttttctttttctttctttcttttttttttttctgagatggagtattgctctgttgcccaggctggagagcagtggcccaatctcggctcactgcaagctccgcctcccaggttcacaccattcttctgcctcagcctccccagtaactggcactacaggtgcccgtcaacacgcccagctaatttttttgtatttttagtagagatggggtctcaccgtgttacccaggatgatttcgatctcctgacctcgtgatctgcccgccttggcttcccaaagtgctgggattatgggtgtgagccagaGCGCCTGGCCTAGTCCTTATTTTTCATACCAGAAAACGTACCCTCTCGCTCTTTTATGGGGGTCCAACCGTCTGAGTGCAGCTTGAGCCCAAGTGCTAAAGTCCATATTCAGGTTGGTCAGCAGCAGCAGTCTTGCCTGGAACCAAGAGATGGACCACCTGAATGAATAGCATGACCTGGGTCAACGAGACAGAGCCTTAGGCCCGGAAATCTTTCCTGCTGTCAGGATAAATTAGTTTGTTT comes from the Symphalangus syndactylus isolate Jambi chromosome 8, NHGRI_mSymSyn1-v2.1_pri, whole genome shotgun sequence genome and includes:
- the LOC129487682 gene encoding acyl-coenzyme A thioesterase 2, mitochondrial isoform X3; this translates as MASFPAVLRASRLYQWSLKCSAQFLGSPQLRQVGQIIRVPARMAATLILEPAGRCCWDEPVRIAVRGLAPEQPVTLRASLRDEKGALFQAHARYRADAHGELDLERAPALGGSFAGLEPMGLLWALEPEKPLVRLVKRDVRTPLAVELEVLDGHDPDPGRLLCQAQHERYFLPPGVRRERVRAGRVRGTLFLPPEPGPFPGIVDMFGTGGGLLEYRASLLAGKGFAVMALAYYNYEDLPKTMETLHLEYFEEAVNYLLSRPEVKGPGVGLLGISKGGELCLSMASFLKGITAAVVINGSVANVGGTLHYKGETLPPVGVNRNRIKMTKDGYADIVDVLNSPLEGPDQKSFIPVERAESTFLFLW